The Rhipicephalus sanguineus isolate Rsan-2018 chromosome 4, BIME_Rsan_1.4, whole genome shotgun sequence DNA window TCCGCTCGTCGCCACCTCTTGGCTGCcacttcttcggccaagcacgctggatccaatcgctgCTGGCATTGCGATTCCCATGCTGCAACACAATGAGCTGGGGATCGACCAGCTATgcagtgccaagctttgcgcaacttagtgcaaacttcccgaatTTTTGAGTGTGCAGAAGGAAACAGAAGCATAGCATTATTGCCTCTAGGTTCATAACTCCAGCACACACGTCTTGACGAAAATTGCAACCCCTAAGTCCAAAAATCttatgaatcaatcaatcaatcaaatcaaattttattcattcataacacaacgtacaagataaggatatacagaaggaggtcccgtagtgtaAACTCAAATGGGACCTCCTATGCAATATTAACATAAATATTTGATTGGCAACGACAGTAACTATTATATCTTCGTCTAAACAGGGGCGAGACCGGCAGGCAGCACACGGTGGCTAAGTGCAACACATGTTTATTCGGTCACACAACCAACTGTCTAACAACCAGGAAGGAAAAGGGGCGGTTGCTTATATACATGCTCGAGCCACTATCACACCGAGCATTGACGTCACGAAGCCCAACAGTCCGAGTCAAGGTCACCGCTGATAGCGAAGCGCGTCTGCGTCAGCACCACGATGCACAAACCCGATAACACAACACTCCTCTCCCCTCACGAGGTTTCGTCTCACGGCACGTAACGGTCTGGCGGTCGCCTCAACCGGGTAGAACGTCGAAGCTGCGGTGTTGATTGTCCCGAGGGGTCGCCGTTATGGGGACCACTGTCGAGCGTCGGACCGCTGTCGTGTAGAAGGCCCGGAGACGGTTCGGTAGAAGGCCCTGCCGATTCAGCTGCTGGTGACGTCAAGTTCGATGCTGGTTGGTCCTGATCGTTGAGCCGAATAGGCGTGCTGGTCGAGGTGGGCTCTCTAGTGTCCCTGAAGAGCGGACCCTTGTTTTCCACTCTCGGCCCGTCCAGTACTGTTCCCGCCGCCTTAAGCCAGCTCCGGTTCTCCTGAAATGTACGCAGTCGCAGGTTATCAGCGTGAACGTATCGGTCCTCGTCTCCGACGCGAACAATGTACGTGCATGCGCTGCACCGCTGAGCAATTGTACCCAACAGCCATTTGTCGTCGTCCGAGCGGAGTCCTTTTACCAAAACCTGGTCGCCTTCCCAGAAGTCTCTCCATGGTCCTCGTTTCTGGTCTGCGTGGAGCTTCGCCTGCTCCCCCTTTTCGCGCATACGTTGTTCCATGTCCGGGTGCAGCAGACTCAGCCTGGTTCTTGGCTGCCATGACAAGAAGATCTGGGCCGGGGTCTCACCAGTGGTGCTGCACGGGGTGTTGCGATAACTGAAGAGAAATTGGTCTATGCGATGTTGCATGGACTTCttgtctccttttctttcttcgtatAGTATCTGTTTAAACAAGTCCTTCTTGACGGTCTGAACGCACCGTTCGGCGCTACCATTCGAAACTGGGTGATAGGGAGGAGATTTGGAATGACGAATTCCATTCCTGCTCAGGAATGTTGCGAAGTGCTGCGATGTGAATTGTGGCCCGTTGTCGGT harbors:
- the LOC125758163 gene encoding uncharacterized protein K02A2.6-like codes for the protein MAAARIQRWALILAAYDYRWVYRKASEIQSADALSRLPLRDKAEESEGVYFFSVLDEAPLSAREIRLETRKDRLLSKVLFFTQNGWPAHVSDDDLSPYFVRRNELSVDQECVTWGDRVVIPASLRQKVLEMLHEGHPGMTRMKMLARSHVWWPRLTLDIEQAVKECITCQLSQNAAARVPLMSWGWPTHRWQRVHLDFAQRDQHFFLVLMDAHSKWVEVFVMTTTTSEKTVEKLRGVFAAYGLPEEIVTDNGPQFTSQHFATFLSRNGIRHSKSPPYHPVSNGSAERCVQTVKKDLFKQILYEERKGDKKSMQHRIDQFLFSYRNTPCSTTGETPAQIFLSWQPRTRLSLLHPDMEQRMREKGEQAKLHADQKRGPWRDFWEGDQVLVKGLRSDDDKWLLGTIAQRCSACTYIVRVGDEDRYVHADNLRLRTFQENRSWLKAAGTVLDGPRVENKGPLFRDTREPTSTSTPIRLNDQDQPASNLTSPAAESAGPSTEPSPGLLHDSGPTLDSGPHNGDPSGQSTPQLRRSTRLRRPPDRYVP